One genomic segment of Pseudomonas chlororaphis subsp. aurantiaca includes these proteins:
- the cobT gene encoding nicotinate-nucleotide--dimethylbenzimidazole phosphoribosyltransferase, with translation MNDFWWQRPCKALDTQALEAARSRQQQLTKPAGSLGQLERVAVQLAGLQGRVKPGLEQLWIAIFAGDHGVVAEGVSAYPQEVTGQMLHNFVTGGAAISVLARQLRARLEVVDLGTVTPGLNLPGVRHLHLGAGTRNFVEGPAMTQAQGEQALQAGRDSVLRAAELGSELFIGGEMGIGNTTAASAVACALLDIPVALLAGPGTGLDAAGVSHKARVIERALSLHAAQRGDALQTLFNLGGFEIAALVGAYLACAQEGIAVLVDGFICSVAALVAVRLNPECRQWLLFGHRGAEPGHRHILQTLEAEPLLDLGLRLGEGSGAALAVPLLRLACDLHGQMATFAEAAVADRPA, from the coding sequence ATGAATGACTTCTGGTGGCAGCGGCCGTGCAAGGCGCTCGACACTCAAGCCCTGGAGGCGGCCCGGTCGCGTCAGCAGCAATTGACCAAGCCCGCGGGTTCGCTGGGGCAGTTGGAGCGGGTAGCGGTACAGCTGGCCGGCTTGCAAGGGCGGGTCAAGCCTGGCCTGGAGCAGCTGTGGATTGCGATTTTCGCCGGCGACCACGGGGTGGTGGCCGAGGGCGTTTCGGCTTATCCGCAGGAAGTCACCGGGCAGATGCTGCACAACTTCGTCACCGGCGGCGCGGCCATCAGCGTGTTGGCGCGGCAGCTGCGGGCACGCCTGGAGGTGGTCGACCTCGGCACGGTGACGCCCGGCTTGAATCTGCCTGGCGTGCGTCATTTGCACCTGGGGGCGGGCACCCGGAACTTCGTCGAGGGGCCGGCCATGACCCAGGCCCAGGGCGAACAGGCCCTGCAGGCTGGACGTGACAGTGTGCTGCGGGCTGCCGAGCTGGGTAGCGAACTGTTTATCGGTGGCGAGATGGGCATCGGCAATACCACCGCGGCCAGTGCCGTGGCCTGTGCCTTGCTGGACATTCCGGTAGCGCTCCTCGCGGGTCCGGGCACCGGCCTGGATGCGGCGGGTGTCAGCCACAAGGCGCGGGTGATCGAGCGTGCCTTGAGCCTGCATGCGGCCCAGCGTGGCGATGCCTTGCAGACCTTGTTCAACCTTGGCGGTTTCGAAATTGCTGCCCTGGTGGGGGCGTACCTGGCCTGTGCCCAGGAAGGCATCGCGGTGCTGGTCGACGGTTTTATTTGCAGCGTGGCGGCGCTGGTGGCGGTGCGGCTCAACCCCGAGTGCCGGCAGTGGTTGCTGTTCGGCCACCGTGGGGCCGAGCCGGGTCATCGGCATATCCTGCAAACCCTCGAGGCTGAGCCTTTGCTGGACCTCGGCCTGCGCCTGGGCGAAGGCAGCGGCGCGGCGCTGGCGGTACCGTTGCTGCGCCTGGCCTGCGACCTGCACGGGCAGATGGCGACTTTCGCCGAGGCGGCCGTGGCA
- the cobU gene encoding bifunctional adenosylcobinamide kinase/adenosylcobinamide-phosphate guanylyltransferase: protein MLQLILGGARSGKSRLAEKLAGESGLAVTYIATSQALDGEMNQRIEHHRERRPAEWALIEEPLELARVLREAASAERCLLVDCLTLWLTNLLLLEDAQRLASEREALLQCLASLPGEIIFVSNETGMGVVPLGELTRRYVDEAGWLHQALAERCQRVVLTVAGLPLTLKGTAL from the coding sequence ATGTTGCAACTGATCCTCGGCGGCGCCCGCTCCGGCAAGAGTCGCCTGGCTGAAAAGCTCGCCGGCGAGAGCGGCCTGGCCGTGACCTATATCGCCACCAGCCAGGCGCTGGACGGTGAAATGAACCAGCGCATCGAGCATCACCGCGAACGGCGTCCGGCCGAATGGGCATTGATCGAGGAACCCCTGGAGCTGGCGCGGGTGCTGCGCGAAGCGGCGAGCGCCGAGCGTTGCCTGCTGGTGGATTGCCTGACCTTGTGGCTGACCAACCTGTTGCTGCTGGAGGATGCCCAGCGGCTCGCCAGTGAGCGCGAAGCCCTGTTGCAGTGCCTGGCGTCGCTGCCGGGCGAAATCATTTTTGTCAGCAACGAGACCGGAATGGGTGTCGTGCCGCTGGGCGAATTGACTCGCCGTTATGTCGATGAAGCCGGTTGGCTGCATCAAGCCCTGGCCGAGCGTTGTCAGCGGGTAGTGCTGACGGTGGCCGGCCTGCCCCTGACTCTGAAAGGAACTGCGTTATGA